In Ascaphus truei isolate aAscTru1 chromosome 7, aAscTru1.hap1, whole genome shotgun sequence, one genomic interval encodes:
- the LOC142498860 gene encoding uncharacterized protein LOC142498860 → MEPEFGPKKENGESYVRNLPDTQGRNITVHPSSTDCVYVTGNKQKESQEENILQHAQENCMNTRKQRDSTGNSPEESTSCAGQNIAAANMHSSDESIVTKYICDNRNGDTSVQENTYQCIESSKTNWDESESTIRPTLHKGQKQFACAECGKSFSYRSYLGIHQRTHTGERPYVCSECGKSFTRSTYLVVHQRKHRGETPFPCSECEKSFTSSLALVKHLSTHTGGGLYTYRYACNECSKSFATSSNLLKHHRTHFGEKSQHRIHNGEKSHLCSECGKRFTSTYSLTVHMRIHTGENLYRCTDCGKDFTSRAFLITHERTHTGEKPFVCTECKKGFTTKASLTIHKRTHTGEKPYTCTECKKTFTSSSTLVIHRRTHTGEKPYTCNECGKGFIDSSSLIKHQAAHTGERPYACTACGKRFICISNLRVHERTHTGERPYACSDCGKSFTRKEHLVTHQKIHSRIRPNVCSE, encoded by the exons ATGGAGCCTGAATTTGGACCAAAGAAGGAGAACGGAGAGTCATACGTAAGGAATCTTCCTGACACTCAGGGAAGGAACATTACTGTACATCCCAGCTCCA CAGATTGTGTTTATGTAACTGGAAACAAGCAAAAAGAATCACAGGAAGAGAACATTCTCCAACATGCACAGGAAAACTGCATGAACACGAGGAAACAGCGAGACTCTACTGGAAACTCACCAGAGGAATCTACTTCATGTGCAGGGCAAAATATTGCAGCTGCTAACATGCATAGTTCAGACGAAAGTATAGTGACCAAGTATATATGTGATAATAGAAATGGTGACACTTCCGTGCAAGAAAATACCTACCAATGCATTGAAAGTAGCAAAACCAATTGGGACGAATCAGAATCTACAATTCGACCCACACTCCACAAGGGACAGAAACAGTTTGCATGTGCAGAATGTGGCAAAAGCTTTAGTTACCGATCATATCTTGGTATACACCAGAGAacgcacacaggggagagaccttatgtatgttctgaatgtgggaaaagctttactCGTAGTACCTATCTTGTTGTACATCAGAGAAAACACAGAGGAGAGACGCCATTTCCATGTTCCGAATGTGAAAAAAGCTTTACTAGCAGTTTAGCGCTTGTTAAGCACTTGTCTACCCACACTGGTGGGGGACTGTATACATATAGATATGCATGTAATGAATGTAGCAAAAGTTTTGCAACTAGCTCAAATCTTCTTAAGCACCATAGGACCCACTTTGGAGAGAAGTCACAGCACAGGATTCACAATGGCGAGAAGTCACACTTATGTAGTGAATGTGGGAAACGATTCACTAGCACATACTCCCTTACTGTACACATGAGAATCCATACAGGAGAGAACTTATACAGATGCACCGATTGTGGTAAAGACTTTACTAGCAGAGCCTTTCTAATTACACATGAAAGGACCCACACTGGAGAAAAACCTTTTGTTTGTACTGAGTGTAAGAAAGGCTTTACTACCAAAGCCTCTCTTACTATACACAAAAGAacgcacacaggagagaagccataTACATGCACTGAATGTAAGAAAACCTTCACTAGCAGCTCCACTCTTGTTATACACAGGAGAacccacacaggagagaagccgtATACCTGTAATGAATGTGGGAAAGGCTTTATTGATAGCTCAAGTCTTATTAAACACCAGGCAGCTCATACAGGAGAGAGGCCGTATGCCTGCACTGCATGTGGAAAAAGGTTTATTTGCATATCAAATCTTCGAGTGCacgagagaacacacacaggagagcggCCGTATGCATGCTCTGATTGTGGGAAGAGTTTTACTCGGAAGGaacatcttgttacacaccagaAAATTCATTCAAGAATCAGGCCAAATGTATGCTCTGAGTGA